One Primulina huaijiensis isolate GDHJ02 chromosome 8, ASM1229523v2, whole genome shotgun sequence genomic region harbors:
- the LOC140982357 gene encoding glycolipid transfer protein 3-like → MHVQYIGGAARFLEETEMKRRREAEMASSEIRSAIEELSLMAVNLKNDGGTASSSGSDQLPPTVHQIPMKPFLSLCNLLIQVLDKIGPTMAVLRQDIHQNIERLEKFHGSDPSKYWDVVEILKKEVNEGKAKQGPTCSKAFVWLTRSLDFTLCLLELLVKDFERNMEQAVEESYNTTLKPWHGWISSAACKVALKLVPDSPNLVNILKSTKDEDLDTLKEQMQRMIELLAPVLNQNHDILKTYGLDKLKST, encoded by the exons ATGCATGTACAGTACATCGGTGGGGCGGCTAGATTCTTGGAAGAGACAGAAATGAAGCGGAGGAGAGAAGCGGAGATGGCGTCATCGGAGATAAGGTCCGCCATTGAGGAATTGTCCCTCATGGCGGTCAACCTAAAAAATGACGGCGGCACCGCCTCCTCCTCCGGCAGCGATCAACTTCCACCTACGGTTCATCAAATTCCCATGAAGCCCTTTCTTTCTCTCTGCAACTTGCTCATTCAAGTTCTTG ATAAGATAGGGCCAACAATGGCGGTATTGAGACAAGACATACACCAAAATATAGAG AGATTAGAGAAGTTTCATGGCTCTGATCCTTCAAAGTATTGGGATGTGGTTGAGATTTTAAAGAAAGAGGTCAATGAAGGCAAGGCAAAACAAGGCCCTACATGCAGTAAAGCCTTCGTTTGGCTCACTAG GTCTCTTGATTTCACTTTATGTTTGCTAGAATTACTTGTGAAAGATTTTGAGAGAAATATGGAGCAAGCCGTGGAAGAGTCTTATAACACGACTTTAAAGCCATGGCATGGTTGGATTTCTTCCGCTGCTTGTAAG GTAGCTCTTAAACTGGTGCCCGATAGCCCAAACTTAGTTAACATTCTTAAAAGTACCAAAGATGAAGATTTGGATACGCTTAAAGAGCAAATGCAGAGGATGATTGAATTGCTTGCCCCTGTATTGAACCAAAACCATGATATTCTG AAAACATATGGATTGGATAAGTTGAAATCTACATGA
- the LOC140982166 gene encoding wall-associated receptor kinase-like 8: MIPGVGSFWIFGRRKIKKLAKLRRNVFESNGGLMLESLLSRQRTATLRVFTAEELKNATDNYTESRILSRSCVFGTVYRGELDDAGENKLVTLTNYHVREEEIKVFIRKLISFFPDKPQECGEADWLLYLSSLTISLENGSTVKIHDVCFTNFCDSSAVLHWMGASGHLDTENLYSGQLIVKSNVYSFGVVQAELIDGKEVNKYF; this comes from the coding sequence ATGATTCCTGGAGTCGGAAGTTTTTGGATATTTGGGAGACGCAAGATAAAGAAACTAGCCAAACTAAGACGCAATGTATTTGAAAGCAACGGTGGCTTGATGCTAGAGTCTCTGCTTAGCAGACAGAGGACAGCTACGCTTAGAGTTTTTACGGCAGAAGAGCTAAAAAATGCTACAGATAATTATACTGAGAGTAGAATCCTCAGCAGAAGTTGTGTTTTTGGAACCGTATATAGGGGGGAATTGGATGATGCAGGAGAAAACAAGCTTGTAACACTAACGAATTATCATGTACGGGAAGAAGAGATTAAGGTTTTCATCAGGAAACTAATCTCTTTTTTCCCAGATAAACCACAAGAATGTGGCGAAGCTGATTGGCTGTTGTATCTCAGCAGCCTCACCATATCACTCGAGAATGGATCAACTGTAAAAATTCACGATGTTTGCTTCACCAATTTCTGTGATAGTTCTGCGGTTCTACATTGGATGGGTGCAAGTGGCCATTTGGACACTGAGAATTTATATTCTGGTCAGTTGATAGTAAAGAGCAATGTTTACAGTTTTGGAGTTGTCCAGGCAGAGCTTATTGACGGGAAAGAggtcaataaatatttttag
- the LOC140982645 gene encoding uncharacterized protein C57A10.07-like, which produces MKTNFSFSFSNSPKSLKTYPRGDFDLESGIGKKSRRHKNNPSRMLKAVGNKIRHYFKLHPIMLFLIFLSIGMTTLIILSMHEGRFRIMFSYGKFNENVESYPFHNFRNLVMVAGHSVYTSSSCENVDKEDSWYLESYQKHPGQAATFIKHIQNGVEITGNDDAALLLFSGGETRKNAGPRSEAQSYWVAAESKGWFGKQHEVKGRALTEEHARDSFENLLFSVCRFRELTGTYPHNITVVGYDFKEERFVYLHRLAIGFPESRFLYSGTPSTQNSREAALEGEALVRSQFQEDPYGCSGILRRKKLGRDPFHRSIPYPIGCPEIAGLFRYCGTAPYPGSLPWAL; this is translated from the exons ATGAAGacaaatttttcattttcgTTTAGTAATAGTCCCAAGTCGTTGAAGACCTATCCAAGGGGTGATTTTGACTTAGAATCTGGGATTGGTAAAAAATCAAGAAGGCACAAAAACAACCCTTCGAGAATGCTAAAAGCAGTTGGGAATAAGATTCGACACTATTTCAAGCTTCACCCCATTATGCTCTTCTTGATTTTCTTGTCGATTGGGATGACAACCCTTATTATATTATCTATGCATGAGGGCCGGTTTAGAATTATGTTTAGTTACGGCAAATTCAATGAGAATGTGGAGAGTTATCCCTTTCATAACTTTAGAAATCTTGTAATGGTAGCTGGCCATTCGGTTTATACGAGTAGTAGTTGTGAGAACGTTGATAAGGAGGATTCTTGGTATTTGGAATCATATCAGAAGCATCCAGGCCAAGCTGCTACCTTTATCAAACATATACAAAATGGAGTGGAAATCACGGGCAATGATGATGCAGCATTGCTCTTGTTCAGCGGGGGTGAGACTCGGAAGAATGCTGGACCAAGGAGTGAAGCTCAGAGTTACTGGGTTGCCGCGGAGTCCAAAGGATGGTTTG GCAAGCAACATGAAGTGAAAGGGAGAGCACTTACTGAAGAACATGCAAGGGACAGCTTTGAAAATCTTTTATTTAGTGTTTGTCGGTTTCGGGAGCTTACTGGCACGTATCCTCATAATATAACC GTTGTAGGCTATGATTTTAAGGAGGAAAGGTTTGTTTATCTTCACCGTTTGGCAATTGGGTTTCCCGAATCGAGGTTCCTGTATTCGGGCACGCCATCTACTCAAAATTCGAGGGAAGCAGCATTGGAAGGTGAAGCATTGGTAAGATCTCAATTTCAAGAAGATCCTTACGGTTGTTCAGGAATTTTGCGTCGGAAAAAACTTGGCCGTGACCCCTTTCATCGGTCTATCCCTTATCCTATTGGGTGTCCAGAAATTGCCGGGCTGTTCAGATATTGTGGGACTGCTCCATATCCGGGCTCTCTCCCTTGGGCACTATAA
- the LOC140982646 gene encoding pathogen-related protein-like isoform X4 codes for MAEVSVNGGDKYRSYLTEEDLRTTNWKAGPPDYELVNKLFEEGRTKVQNLVKTWEMERVNKADPRDYKTLDPQKFLIGINGKRFFTVEEVKKIGGGYNMFLQTSLPPSLRFYDPDQETYDSSQTAFKTTFPRGFALEILQVYSGPPVICYKFRHWGYMEGPFKGHEPTGELVELFGTGVFELDENSKIVKIEIFCDRGELLSGLMKGKTYDESANKTPSASGCPFMA; via the exons ATGGCGGAAGTTAGTGTTAACGGAGGAGACAAATACAGATCCTACTTGACTGAAGAGGATTTAAGGACAACAAATTGGAAAGCGGGTCCTCCTGACTACGAACTCGTCAACAAGCTCTTCGAAGAAGGCAGGACTAAG GTTCAAAATCTTGTGAAAACATGGGAAATGGAACGGGTGAACAAGGCCGATCCCCGTGATTACAAAACACTTGACCCTCAGAAGTTTTTAATCGGTATCAATG GCAAAAGATTTTTTACTGTTGAAGAAGTTAAAAAGATTGGTGGAGGCTACAATATGTTCCTACAAACTTCATTGCCACCATCGTTGAGGTTTTACGACCCCGATCAAGAAACATATGATTCATCCCAGACGGCATTTAAGACCACATTTCCTCGTGGATTCGCTCTTGAGATACTTCAAGTTTATTCCGGACCTCCGGTGATATGCTACAAGTTCAGGCACTGGGGTTACATGGAGGGTCCTTTCAAAGGGCACGAACCTACTGGAGAATTAGTTGAGTTATTTGGAACTGGGGTTTTTGAG TTGGATGAAAACTCCAAGATTGTGAAGATTGAGATCTTCTGTGACCGTGGAGAATTACTGTCAGGTCTAATGAAGGGCAAAACATATGATGAATCAGCAAACAAAACTCCCTCTGCTTCAGgctgccctttcatggcttaa
- the LOC140982646 gene encoding pathogen-related protein-like isoform X1: MAEVSVNGGDKYRSYLTEEDLRTTNWKAGPPDYELVNKLFEEGRTKIWPVGSLEEQVQNLVKTWEMERVNKADPRDYKTLDPQKFLIGINGKRFFTVEEVKKIGGGYNMFLQTSLPPSLRFYDPDQETYDSSQTAFKTTFPRGFALEILQVYSGPPVICYKFRHWGYMEGPFKGHEPTGELVELFGTGVFELDENSKIVKIEIFCDRGELLSGLMKGKTYDESANKTPSASGCPFMA; encoded by the exons ATGGCGGAAGTTAGTGTTAACGGAGGAGACAAATACAGATCCTACTTGACTGAAGAGGATTTAAGGACAACAAATTGGAAAGCGGGTCCTCCTGACTACGAACTCGTCAACAAGCTCTTCGAAGAAGGCAGGACTAAG ATATGGCCCGTGGGATCACTTGAGGAACAGGTTCAAAATCTTGTGAAAACATGGGAAATGGAACGGGTGAACAAGGCCGATCCCCGTGATTACAAAACACTTGACCCTCAGAAGTTTTTAATCGGTATCAATG GCAAAAGATTTTTTACTGTTGAAGAAGTTAAAAAGATTGGTGGAGGCTACAATATGTTCCTACAAACTTCATTGCCACCATCGTTGAGGTTTTACGACCCCGATCAAGAAACATATGATTCATCCCAGACGGCATTTAAGACCACATTTCCTCGTGGATTCGCTCTTGAGATACTTCAAGTTTATTCCGGACCTCCGGTGATATGCTACAAGTTCAGGCACTGGGGTTACATGGAGGGTCCTTTCAAAGGGCACGAACCTACTGGAGAATTAGTTGAGTTATTTGGAACTGGGGTTTTTGAG TTGGATGAAAACTCCAAGATTGTGAAGATTGAGATCTTCTGTGACCGTGGAGAATTACTGTCAGGTCTAATGAAGGGCAAAACATATGATGAATCAGCAAACAAAACTCCCTCTGCTTCAGgctgccctttcatggcttaa